Below is a window of Fibrobacter sp. UWB11 DNA.
TTTTTGTTGGGATGGCGACCTTCATGCCCTGCGGACCGTTGTACAAGGCGTAGCCCATGAGTTGGCCGTCCGTTGTGAGCGTAATGCGTCCGGCGTGCATCGGCGATTTGTCGCTTGTGCTAAAGTTGATGGTGCGCGATGCGATTTCGGTTGCCTGTGCGGTTTGCCATGTCTGGTCCATATAGGCGTAACCCTTGACCGTCAAGGTGTCTTCGTTGTAGGCAATCTTGCCTGTTACACGACCGTACGGAATATGAATATACTGGGCAAATTTCTCCTTGCCAAATGTCCAGGTGCCGTTACCCGGAACCATGCCTTGAACTGCACTTTCGAAAGTCACGTCCAGAAGGAACTTTCCACCCTTGTCTGCACTGTAAAGCACACGGTGGCCCTTGCCCGGCTTGTTCTGGAGCAAGTATTCGCCCTTGATGTCAATCGTTGCCTTTTCCTTGCTTGCGACAAGGCGTTCAGGCGGATACTGGCGACCGACAGAGTAAGTTTTTCCCTTGAAGTTCCAGAAACTCAAGTCGCAACCGATTTTGCGGCCCGATCCTGGCACGTGAAGCACGGAATAGTTCACAAAGGCGCGGGTGCCGTTGTCGAATACGAACTGGTAACTCCAAGTTTCGTTAAATTCCTTGGTGAGAGGATTGTGCGGCATAAAGTCAGAGACGGTAAGGGCTCGATCGGCTCCGGTCGGTCCCGTAACTTCTGCGGCGTGGGTTGTCGCAGAAATAGCAAGCAGGGTGCAAATCCCCAAAACAATATTTCTTATTTGTAATCTCATACTTGAAAAAATAAAAAAAAGCAGCCCTTGTGGAACCGCTTTATCGTAAATTTCTGCTGAACTGCGATTATTATGGATGAACCGCAAGTGGCTGGCTTAAATTACAGGCGCAAGTCGCGTCCCATGCCCATTTTCAGCTCTACACGGCGGCGGACAACCATCTCGTTGAACAAATCCGAGAGGCAGTCTTCCATGCAAATCATGGGCTTCCAGCCGAGTGCCATAATCTTTGTGGGGTCGCCAATCAATAGCGGAATGTCGTTACTGCGGTCGTAACCCGGATCAAATCTGAAGTCCACGCTCACACCGGAGATGTCCACGAGCATTTCCACAAGTTCGCGGAATGTGTAGGACTTTCCGCAGCAAATGTTGAATGCTTCACCGGATTCAGCTGTGTTCAAAATCTGGATAGCGGCGCGAGCAACGTCACGTACGTCAACAACATCGCGGCTTACATCGAGGCTTCCCGAATAAATGACCGGTTCAGCACCGTAATACTTTATCTTTACCAACTGGTATGCGATGGAAGGAATCACAAAACGGCGGCTGTGGTGTGGCCCTGTAAAGTGGAACGGACGAGCGAATACAACGTGGAGCCCGTTTGCATTGCGGAACTGGTTTCCCAAAATTTCCATGCAAGCCTTGGATGTGGCATACGGAGTTAGCGGATTTGGGGGGTCCGTTTCTTTGTGCAAATAGGTCAGTTGCTGTTCCGTACGGCCGTAGATTTCGCTACTGCTGAGGAGCAATACTTTTGCCTTCGGCACAACCTGTCGCACCGCTTCGAGGAGCGTCTGCGTACCCAACAGGTTAATGTTGAGCGTTTCATAAGGCTTCTTGTAGCTAAGCCCCACAGAGGACTGGCTTGCCAAATGGTAAATGTGCGTTGGGGAAACTTTCTGAATCATTTCCAGCACATTCCTGAAGTCCAGCAAATCACCGGTAAGGTACTGTACTCCTTCGACCTTTTGCCACGGTTGCGGAAGTTCATCACTGAAGCTATATAGCTCGTGATTGGTGCCGCTTAAGTTAGATAGAATACTGTACCCAAGTGATCCCGTACCCCCGGTAACCAATATACTCATCTAAACCTCACTCGCCTGGATGGCTTTCCAGGCTTCTGCAATAATACCCTTATCAATATTACAAACTTTTTCGACCTTTCCAATCTTTGTAGGTAAAATATAAACTCTAGTGCCCTTTTCGGCCTTCTTATCGACAGCCATTGCTGCCCATGCTGCTTCGACATCCGTGTTGTATGTTTTCGGGAATCCAAGAGCGTCAAGCAACTTGTTTTGGCGCAGTTCGTCTTCCTTCGAAAGTTTTCCGAGGAGCACTGCGGCGCGTGCAGCTACTCGCATGCCCAAAGAAACGGCAATCCCGTGGCTGAACAGTTCGTAATGCGTGAGCTTTTCAATCGCATGCCCGAACGTGTGACCGTAATTGAGGATGGCGCGGAGGCCTGCTTCCTTTTCGTCGATGCCCACGACTTCGGCCTTGATTTGGCAACTGCGGAAAATCATGTGCTTCAACACGTCAAAGTCATGTGCCTTGATTTTTTCAACGTTATTTTCAAGGTAGGTGAAAAATTCTTCATCGTAAATCACACCGTACTTGACGATTTCGGCAAGACCCGCAAGGTATTCGGTTGGGGGGAGTGTGTTCAGCACAGAAATGTCGCAGACAACCGCTTTCGGCTGGTAGAATGCGCCAATCATGTTCTTGCCTTCGGCATGGTTCACAGCGACCTTGCCGCCAACGGAACTATCGACCATTGACAAGAGTGTTGTCGGGAACTGCACAAACGGAATGCCGCGTTGGTAAGTGGCGGCACCAAAGCCTGCCATATCGCCAACAACGCCACCGCTGAATTGCAAAAGGCAGCTCTTGCGCGTGTAACCGCGGTGCAACATAAAGCTGTAAAGCTGGTTCAAGTTGTGGAGCGTCTTGTGGCCTTCGCCTGCCTGGAACTTGAAAATCGGGCAACGGCCTGCCTGACCGCGGAGTTCCGAAAGCTTCGTGTTCTGTTCCTTGGCAATCGTCGTGTCCGTGCAAATCAAGAATTCATAAGTCGGAGCAAGGCGTAAGCCTTCAAGCATAATTGCTGCATCCGGCACAATGTTTTTGCCGATGAAAATCGGGTAGCGGCCGCCTTCGCTCGGGTGCACGTCCAGCGCATGGCTTTCCCAGAACTTGAGCATGTGCATAATACGTTCTGTCACATGCGTTTCGGAATAGTCATTTGAACTTTCGACGCTAAAGTCCGCATTGGCGTAATTCTTTTCGCGTTCCTTGAGCATGACCTTGATTTTTTCAAGGCGTTCTTCGTCGGTAAGATTTGCAAGGAGCGGGCGCGTATTTTTGCGGCCAATGCGTTCCGAAAGCACTTCGGGCTTTGCCCACAGGCGGATGATAGTTCCGTTTTCGCGGATGACCTTCAAGTTTTCTGCTTGCGTGAGGGCGCCACCGCCAAGAGAAACGACTAGAGGCTTTTCGCTTTGTGCAATTTCGGCAATCACGTCGCGTTCCATCTTGCGGAATGCCGCTTCGCCGTCTTGTTCAAAAATTTCGTTGATGGATTTCCCGGCACGTTCTACAATGACGTTGTCTGTGTCGACAAACGGGCGTCCGAGGCGGTCTGCGAGGGCGCGACCCGTGCGGCTTTTGCCACTGGCCATAAATCCTGTAAAGTAGAGATGCTTCTTCATATTAGCCCTGCATTCCTTTGCGCATAATAGCGACAAGTTCTTCGTTTGTTTTGTTTTCGGTTTCCTTCGGGAACCATTTTTTAAAGCTTTCGAGCCCCTGGTGCACGAGCATGCCTTCGCCTGTTACAATCTTGCAACCGTTTGCTTCTGCCATTTGCAAGAGCTTGGTGCGAGGGGGAGTGTAGACAATGTCGCAGACGACCTGACCCTTGTGCAGACATTCGCTGGTAAGCGGAGAGTCGTTTACGTTTGGGCTCATGCCGACCGAAGTCGCATTGATGATAATGTCGAAATTTGCGGAAATATTCGCGAATTCACCAAATGTCGTGATCTGTACAGTCTTGAAATTCTTGTTGCCTGCATTGCCGGACTGGAAAAACTTGTTCAGTGAACCGGCGAGTGTTTCGCCTTTTTCCTTTGAGCGGCAAACAATTGTAAGCTCGTTTTCTTGTTCCACAAGCGTAAAAGCAATCGACTGGGCGGCGCCACCGTTTCCGAGTAGCGCAATTTTCTTGTTAGATGGACTCACGCCATTTTCTTCAAGATTTCTTACGCATCCGTACGGGTCTGTCGTCGTTCCGCAAAGAGTTCCTCCCACAATTCCGTCTTTCCAATACAGGGTGTTTGCGCTGCCGGTGAACTTCGAAATTTCAGAAAGTTCATCCACCAGGCGAGCCGATCCGTCTGCATTGAAAAATTCTGTCTTGTAAGGAATGGTGACGTTTGCGCCACGGAACTTCATTGCCTTAAAGCCTTTGATGGCTTCTGCAAAATTTTCGGGTTCGGGGGCGTAGGGGAGATAAGCCGCATTAATGCCGAGTGCTGCAAAAAGGGCGTTGTGCATGGCGGGCGATTTGCTATGTGCAACCGGATGCCCGAATATGCAAAGAGTTTCCGTCTTTCCGTTTATGGAAGCCAAAATAACCTCGCTATGTCCTTCCCACCAATGGGGAAAAACTCTAAATAAATACATTACAAAGATATATTATTCTTGCGAGAAAGAATGAAAAAAGATGTTTGTTATTGGTTGTTAGTCATTGGTCATTAGTCGCTGGTCTTTAGTCTAAACGCCCCCTAGACACAATTTCTATATTTGTGCCCGATGAAATTACCTATCGTTTGCATAATTGGACGTCCGAACGTCGGAAAGTCCTCCCTCTTCAACCGCATTCTTGGCCGCCGTGCTGCCGTGGTGAGCGACCGCGATGGTGTTACCCGCGACCGTCATTACCAGAATGCGATTTATAAGGGTCACGAATTTACAGTCGTCGATACGGGTGGATTCTTGCCCGATGATTCTATCGACGTTTTGGCGGACAGCGTCCGCACTCAGATTTTTAACGCTGTGAACGAGTCTGACCTCGTTCTCTTCATGGTCGATATCCGCGTGGGTATCACCAAGCTCGATCAGCAGTTTGCACGCCTCATCCGCAAGCTCGACAAAAAGGTCATCCTCGTTGCAAACAAGAGCGAATTGCAGGGCGATCGTCAGGAAAGCTACGAATTTTTGAAGCTTGGCTTTGGACAGCCGCGTACAATTAGTGCTTTGACCGGCTATGCTTGCCTCTCGCTTTTGGACGAAGTGGTCTCCGTGCTCCCGACTCCGGTTCGTGGCGAACGCCGCGAAGAACGTCCGGTGCGCTTTGCCATTCTTGGCCGCCCGAACGCAGGCAAGAGCACGCTCCTCAACCGCCTGTTGAACGAAGATCGCGCTGTTGTTTCGGACATCCCGGGTACGACCCGCGATTCCATTGACTGTGACTTTGTCGTTGACGGACAAAAGTTCGTCGTTACCGATACCGCAGGCCTCCGCAAAAAGGCTCGCGTCGAAGACGAAGTGGAAGTATTCAGCAACATGCGTACGCTCGAAAGCATCCGCCGTTCTGATTTGTCCGTGCTCGTCGTTGATTGCACGCGCGGCATGGAAATTCAGGACTACCGCATCATCACGGAAATCCGCAAGGCGGGCAAGGGTCTCGTCGTCGTGCTGAACAAGTGGGACATCCTCCCGAACAAGAACGACAAGTCCTTCGACCACATGGTCAAGGAACTCCTCGAACGCGAACCGATGCTTGAATTTGTTCCGATTCTTTCAATCAGTGCCAAGGAAGGCCAACGTGTGGGGCGCGTGATTCAGGCTATTCAGACCGTCTATGCCAACTGCCGTCGCGTGCTTGGCCGTGACCGCGTTGCCGAAAGTTTTGCGAACTTCTTGCAGGAGAAAGCTCCTCCGAGCCACAATGGTCGTGTCGTTATGCTTACCCGCGCCTGCCAAATCATGGTGGAACCGCCGGTCATTGACATCGAAACTCGCACGCCGGAACTTGTCGACGAATCGTACAAGCGTTACTTGCTCAAAAAGTTCTACGACGTGTTCCAATTGCAGGGCGCTCCGCTCCGCTTGAATTTTGATAGAAAGTTAACCCTTAGAAAGGATGAAGAACTTGAACAGTTTACTGAGTCTTCCAATAGCGTACTTGCTGGGGTCGATCCCCAGCGCCATATGGATCGCAAAACTCGCGAAAGGTAAGGACTTTGACATTCGTGACTACGGCTCCAAGAATGCGGGCCTCACGAATACATTCCGCGTGCTCGGCTGGAAGCCTGCTCTCCCGGTCGTGTTCATGGATTTGCTCAAGGGTTTCTTTGGACCGTTTATCGCCCAGAAAATGTGCGAAGCTCAGGTCGCCGCTGGCGGCGCCGATTACAGCGCATGGGTACCGCTCGTTGCTGGCCTCCTCGTGATTCTCGGCCACAGCTTCACTTGCTTTGCTGGTTTCCGCGGTGGTAAGGGCGTGCTCGCTGCCCTCGGCGTGTTCCTCGCGATTTCGCCCTTGACGGTTCTTTGCGCATTTGCTCTCTGGATTCTCCTCACGGTCACCACGAAGTACGTCTCCGTCGGTAGCATCTTTGGGTGCGGGCTTCTCGGCGCACTTTCCATCTTTGGCTATGTCTGCCCGGAATTCTACTTCGAAAGCATCAACCTTGGCCAGATGATTCTCGCCGTGATTGTCGCCGTGTTCGTCATCGTAAAGCACAAGTCGAATATCAAGCGCCTCCTCAACGGCACCGAGAACGGCTTCGGCTCCAAGCGCAAAACAAATGCGTAGGTTGAGTGTCGCGGCCAAGCTTGCTTGGACATGACCGAGACCAGCATTTGGGACTAGAGCGTAGCGATAGTCCCAGTAAGGATTTGTCATTCTCGCTGAATCTTGTCATTCCCCTAAAGGGGCCTGACATGTTCGCCTCGGATATAGAAACATGCAAGCATGTTTCTATATCGCTCGGCTCCATTGTCATTCCACTTCGTGGAATCTCCCTTACATTTTATGAATATTGATGGCTGCAAGTCCATAAAATATTGTAGATTATATGCGGCAATGATTTTTGGCAATGTTAACCATTGGCAAATGACTATAGACTATTAACTAGGAATCATATTATGAAAGTTACAGTTTTAGGTACCGGTGGCTGGGGTTTGACCCTCGGTCAAGTTGTTTACGAAAACAAGAACGAACTCACTTTTTGGACCAATTCCCAAGCAGAAGTAGACCTTCTCTCCACCGAACACCAGTACAAGGACAAGCTTCCTGGCGTTATTTTCCCGGCTGATTTTAAATATACAACGGATATGCATGCCGCATTGAACGGCTGCGATATGGTCTTGATTGTCGTGCCGTCGCAGTTTATGGCAAGCGTTGCCGCGAATCTTGGTTCTTGGACTCCTGAAAAGGGGAAGGAACCGATTGTTGTCTGCGCCACGAAGGGTATTCTCGAGGGCACGGACCAGCTCATGAGCGAAGTCATTCTCGAAAAGGTTCCCTGGTTGACCGAAGACAAGATGGTCGCTTTCAGTGGCCCGTCTCATGCCGAAGAAGTGAGCCGCCACGTGCTTACCGCTATTGTGGCCGCTTCTGTGAACGAAGATTCCGCAAAGATTGTGCAGCAGGCGATGAGTTGCTCTTATCTCCGCGTCTATACCTCGACCGACATCGTCGGTGTGGAACTTTGCGGTTCCGTGAAGAACGTGATTGCTATTGCTTCCGGTGTGCTTTACGGTCTCGAAGCGAGTGGCAAGTTCAAGATTGGCGACAATACACGCGCTGCAATCCTCACTCGCGGTCAGGCAGAAATGTGCCGCTTGGGCCGCGCTCTCGGTGCAAAGCCCGAAACGTTTGCCGGTCTTGCCGGCATGGGCGACCTCATTGTGACGTGCCTTTCGCAGCACAGCCGTAACCGCTACGTGGGTGAACACATTGGTAAGGGCGAAACGCTCGACCAGGTGCTTGCCGGCATGAAGATGATTGCCGAAGGTGTGCCGACTTGCCGCAGCACGCGCGCTCTCGCCAAAAAACTCGGCGTCGAAATGCCGATTGTCGAAGCAGTCTATCAGATGCTCTTCGAAAACCGCAAGGTCGAGGATGTGGTCAAGGAAATCTGGGGCCGCGAACTCAAGGCCGAAAACTGGGCTTAATTCCTCACGTAAACTTATCTTTAATTTTTAATACAAACTTTGCCCGCCTTGTGCGGGCCTTTTTTTATCCCGTTGTCCAGAGCGTTTTTCATTGTGTCATCCTGAGTGCAAAAACCTTATGGATTCAGTAAAATCACGAAAAAAAACAGGGTAAAAACAATAAAATTCCTCAAAAAAACATTTTGTAAACTTTATTTTACAACTATAGAGATGAATGATTCCATGCTATTTTGTTTGGATTTCCGTTTCCACCGAAATTGCCCAAATTGAATAAAAAACGCCAATTATTTAAAAATATTTACATTTTAAATTGTATTCTTTTTGTAATAAAAACGTGTTAAAAAGAAAACTTTATTCCAAGTTGGTATAATTTTTGTAAGCAGTTTTTAACATTTTGCGAAAAATTAATGTAAACTTTGATTTGTGAAAGTTTTTCACAAAGAATGGAGAAAATTAACAAGGGAGCATATTATGCAGTACACAAAACTTAGTGTTGCGGGTTGTGCCGCACTCATGTTTGGCC
It encodes the following:
- a CDS encoding GDP-mannose 4,6-dehydratase encodes the protein MSILVTGGTGSLGYSILSNLSGTNHELYSFSDELPQPWQKVEGVQYLTGDLLDFRNVLEMIQKVSPTHIYHLASQSSVGLSYKKPYETLNINLLGTQTLLEAVRQVVPKAKVLLLSSSEIYGRTEQQLTYLHKETDPPNPLTPYATSKACMEILGNQFRNANGLHVVFARPFHFTGPHHSRRFVIPSIAYQLVKIKYYGAEPVIYSGSLDVSRDVVDVRDVARAAIQILNTAESGEAFNICCGKSYTFRELVEMLVDISGVSVDFRFDPGYDRSNDIPLLIGDPTKIMALGWKPMICMEDCLSDLFNEMVVRRRVELKMGMGRDLRL
- the aroB gene encoding 3-dehydroquinate synthase, which produces MKKHLYFTGFMASGKSRTGRALADRLGRPFVDTDNVIVERAGKSINEIFEQDGEAAFRKMERDVIAEIAQSEKPLVVSLGGGALTQAENLKVIRENGTIIRLWAKPEVLSERIGRKNTRPLLANLTDEERLEKIKVMLKEREKNYANADFSVESSNDYSETHVTERIMHMLKFWESHALDVHPSEGGRYPIFIGKNIVPDAAIMLEGLRLAPTYEFLICTDTTIAKEQNTKLSELRGQAGRCPIFKFQAGEGHKTLHNLNQLYSFMLHRGYTRKSCLLQFSGGVVGDMAGFGAATYQRGIPFVQFPTTLLSMVDSSVGGKVAVNHAEGKNMIGAFYQPKAVVCDISVLNTLPPTEYLAGLAEIVKYGVIYDEEFFTYLENNVEKIKAHDFDVLKHMIFRSCQIKAEVVGIDEKEAGLRAILNYGHTFGHAIEKLTHYELFSHGIAVSLGMRVAARAAVLLGKLSKEDELRQNKLLDALGFPKTYNTDVEAAWAAMAVDKKAEKGTRVYILPTKIGKVEKVCNIDKGIIAEAWKAIQASEV
- the aroE gene encoding shikimate dehydrogenase translates to MASINGKTETLCIFGHPVAHSKSPAMHNALFAALGINAAYLPYAPEPENFAEAIKGFKAMKFRGANVTIPYKTEFFNADGSARLVDELSEISKFTGSANTLYWKDGIVGGTLCGTTTDPYGCVRNLEENGVSPSNKKIALLGNGGAAQSIAFTLVEQENELTIVCRSKEKGETLAGSLNKFFQSGNAGNKNFKTVQITTFGEFANISANFDIIINATSVGMSPNVNDSPLTSECLHKGQVVCDIVYTPPRTKLLQMAEANGCKIVTGEGMLVHQGLESFKKWFPKETENKTNEELVAIMRKGMQG
- the der gene encoding ribosome biogenesis GTPase Der is translated as MKLPIVCIIGRPNVGKSSLFNRILGRRAAVVSDRDGVTRDRHYQNAIYKGHEFTVVDTGGFLPDDSIDVLADSVRTQIFNAVNESDLVLFMVDIRVGITKLDQQFARLIRKLDKKVILVANKSELQGDRQESYEFLKLGFGQPRTISALTGYACLSLLDEVVSVLPTPVRGERREERPVRFAILGRPNAGKSTLLNRLLNEDRAVVSDIPGTTRDSIDCDFVVDGQKFVVTDTAGLRKKARVEDEVEVFSNMRTLESIRRSDLSVLVVDCTRGMEIQDYRIITEIRKAGKGLVVVLNKWDILPNKNDKSFDHMVKELLEREPMLEFVPILSISAKEGQRVGRVIQAIQTVYANCRRVLGRDRVAESFANFLQEKAPPSHNGRVVMLTRACQIMVEPPVIDIETRTPELVDESYKRYLLKKFYDVFQLQGAPLRLNFDRKLTLRKDEELEQFTESSNSVLAGVDPQRHMDRKTRER
- the plsY gene encoding glycerol-3-phosphate 1-O-acyltransferase PlsY, producing MLGSIPSAIWIAKLAKGKDFDIRDYGSKNAGLTNTFRVLGWKPALPVVFMDLLKGFFGPFIAQKMCEAQVAAGGADYSAWVPLVAGLLVILGHSFTCFAGFRGGKGVLAALGVFLAISPLTVLCAFALWILLTVTTKYVSVGSIFGCGLLGALSIFGYVCPEFYFESINLGQMILAVIVAVFVIVKHKSNIKRLLNGTENGFGSKRKTNA
- a CDS encoding NAD(P)H-dependent glycerol-3-phosphate dehydrogenase, which encodes MKVTVLGTGGWGLTLGQVVYENKNELTFWTNSQAEVDLLSTEHQYKDKLPGVIFPADFKYTTDMHAALNGCDMVLIVVPSQFMASVAANLGSWTPEKGKEPIVVCATKGILEGTDQLMSEVILEKVPWLTEDKMVAFSGPSHAEEVSRHVLTAIVAASVNEDSAKIVQQAMSCSYLRVYTSTDIVGVELCGSVKNVIAIASGVLYGLEASGKFKIGDNTRAAILTRGQAEMCRLGRALGAKPETFAGLAGMGDLIVTCLSQHSRNRYVGEHIGKGETLDQVLAGMKMIAEGVPTCRSTRALAKKLGVEMPIVEAVYQMLFENRKVEDVVKEIWGRELKAENWA